A genomic region of Vitis vinifera cultivar Pinot Noir 40024 chromosome 7, ASM3070453v1 contains the following coding sequences:
- the LOC100257916 gene encoding probable manganese-transporting ATPase PDR2, translating into MLRFHVGGKVVEDVDLLRKRHWPWRLDVWPFAILYTIWLVTVVPSIDISDAIIVFGGLVVLHILVWLFTAWSVEFRCFVQYSKVNSIQQADACKITPAKFSGSKEIVPLHFRKLLVGSSSSDVEEIYFDFRKQCFIYSKEKETFFKLSYPSKESFGYYHKSTGHGSEAKVVAATEKWGRNVFEYPQPTFQKLMKENCMEPFFVFQVFCVGLWCLDEYWYYSLFTLFMLFMFESTMAKSRLKTLTELRRVRVDNQTIMVHRCGKWVKLSGTELLPGDVVSIGRSSGQNGEDKTVPADMLILAGSAIVNEAILTGESTPQWKVSIMGRGNEEKLSVKRDKNHVLFGGTKILQHTPDKTVHLKTPDGGCLAVVLRTGFETSQGKLMRTILFSTERVTANSWESGLFILFLVIFAVIAAGYVLKKGLEDPTRSKYKLFLSCSLIITSVIPPELPMELSIAVNTSLIALARRGIFCTEPFRIPFAGKVDICCFDKTGTLTSDDMEFRGVTGLTDAADLESDMSKVPARTVEILASCHALVFVDNKLVGDPLEKAALKGIDWSYKSDEKAVPKKGSGQAVQIVKRHHFASYLKRMSVVVRVQEEFLAFVKGAPETIQERLVDLPPSYVETYKKYTRQGSRVLALAFKSLPEMTVSEARNMDRDVVESGLTFAGFAVFNCPIRADSATVLSELKGSSHDLAMITGDQALTACHVAGQVHIISKPTLILGPARNSEGYEWISPDETEIIRYSAKEVEALSETHDLCIGGDCFEMLQQTSAVLQVIPFVKVFARVAPEQKELILTTFKTVGRMTLMCGDGTNDVGALKQAHVGVALLNAMPPTQTGGSSSEASKDETSKSVKSKKPKPATETTKALSLNGEGPSKGRSASKSESTSHSAANRHLTAAEMQRQKLKKLMDELNEEGDGRAVPIVKLGDASMASPFTAKHASVAPTTDIIRQGRSTLVTTLQMFKILGLNCLATAYVLSVMYLDGVKLGDVQATISGVFTAAFFLFISHARPLPTLSAARPHPHVFCSYVLLSLLGQFALHLFFLISSVKEAEKYMPDECIEPDSDFHPNLVNTVSYMVNMMIQVATFAVNYMGHPFNQSIPENKPFFYALFGAVGFFTVITSDLFRDLNDWLKLVPMPVGLRNKLLIWAFLMFLGCYSWERLLRWVFPGRIPAWKKRQRMAAANLEKKLL; encoded by the exons CTGGTAGGTTCTTCATCCTCAGATGTAGAAGAGATTTACTTCGATTTCAGAAAGCAATGCTTCATCTATTCAAAGGAGAAGGAGacattcttcaagctttcttatCCTTCCAAGGAAAGCTTCGGCTACTATCACAAAAGTACTGGACACGGCTCAGAAGCTAAAGTTGTTGCTGCTACTGAGAAGTGGGGACGGAATGT ATTTGAATATCCACAGCCCACATTCCAGAAATTAATGAAAGAGAACTGTATGGagccattttttgtttttcag GTCTTCTGTGTCGGTCTCTGGTGTTTGGATGAATATTGGTATTACAGTTTGTTTACCCTATTCATGCTATTTATGTTTGAATCTACAATGGCAAAAAGTCGGCTAAAGACTCTAACTGAGCTCAGACGTGTAAGAGTGGACAATCAGACGATCATGGTGCATCGCTGTGGGAA GTGGGTGAAGCTCTCTGGGACAGAACTTCTCCCAGGGGATGTTGTCTCCATTGGACGCTCTTCTGGCCAGAATGGAGAGGATAAGACTGTACCAGCTGACATGCTTATATTAGCTGGAAGTGCTATTGTGAATGAAGCCATTCTTACAGGCGAATCTACCCCCCAATGGAAG GTATCAATCATGGGTAGGGGAAATGAGGAGAAGTTATCAGTGAAGCGAGATAAAAACCATGTCCTTTTTGGTGGGACAAAGATATTGCAGCATACTCCTGATAAG ACCGTTCATCTTAAAACCCCAGATGGGGGCTGCTTGGCTGTTGTTCTACGAACTGGCTTTGAAACAAGTCAAGGAAAACTGATGCGGACCATTTTATTTTCAACAGAGAGG GTTACTGCTAACAGCTGGGAAAGCGGGCTCTTCATTTTGTTCTTAGTCATATTTGCAGTAATAGCTGCCGGTTATGTGCTCAAAAAG GGCCTAGAAGATCCAACAAGAAGTAAATACAAGcttttcttgagttgttcattgatTATTACGTCTGTGATCCCCCCTGAGTTGCCAATGGAGTTATCAATAGCTGTTAATACATCTTTGATTGCATTGGCACGGCGTGGGATATTTTGTACGGAACCTTTTCGAATTCCATTTGCTGGAAAA GTTGACATATGTTGTTTTGATAAGACTGGAACACTTACATCAGATGACATG GAGTTCCGTGGAGTCACTGGGTTGACGGATGCTGCAGATCTAGAGTCAGATATGAGTAAAGTGCCTGCCCGCACTGTTGAAATTTTGGCTTCCTGTCATGCCTTGGTGTTTGTGGACAACAAGCTG GTTGGTGATCCTCTTGAGAAGGCTGCCCTTAAAGGAATAGATTGGTCTTACAAATCTGATGAGAAGGCTGTGCCCAAAAA gGGAAGCGGCCAAGCTGTGCAAATTGTTAAGAGACACCACTTTGCCTCTTACTTGAAACGAATGTCAGTTGTTGTTCGCGttcaggaggaattccttgCTTTTGTGAAG GGGGCTCCAGAAACTATTCAGGAGAGGCTTGTTGATTTGCCACCTTCCTATGTTGAGACCTACAAGAAATACACGCGTCAAGGATCTCGTGTTTTGGCCCTTGCTTTCAAGTCCCTTCCAGAAATGACA GTTAGTGAAGCTAGGAACATGGATAGAGATGTGGTGGAGAGTGGCCTTACCTTTGCAGGTTTTGCG GTATTTAACTGTCCTATTAGAGCAGATTCAGCTACTGTTCTGTCTGAATTAAAAGGATCATCCCATGACTTG GCAATGATTACTGGTGATCAAGCTTTGACAGCTTGTCATGTTGCTGGCCAAGTTCATATTATTTCAAAGCCAACATTAATTCTTGGTCCAGCAAGGAATAGTGAAGGATACGAGTGGATTTCACCAGATGAAACTGAGATAATTCGCTACAG TGCGAAAGAGGTTGAAGCTTTATCAGAAACCCATGATCTCTGCATTGGAGGTGACTGCTTCGAAATGTTACAACAGACTTCTGCTGTTCTACAAGTCATTCCCTTTGTGAAG GTATTTGCAAGGGTTGCTCCTGAGCAAAAGGAACTTATATTGACCACTTTCAAAACAGTGGGAAGGATGACATTGATGTGTGGTGATGGAACCAATGATGTTGGAGCTCTGAAACAG GCCCATGTAGGAGTTGCTTTATTGAATGCTATGCCACCAACTCAAACTGGAGGATCTTCCTCAGAAGCATCTAAAGATGAAACTAGCAAGTCTGTCAAGTCAAAGAAACCCAAGCCTGCAACAGAAACAACCAAAGCCCTTAGTCTGAATGGAGAAGGCCCTTCAAAAGGCAGATCTGCCTCAAAGTCAGAATCCACCAGTCACTCAGCTGCTAATCGCCATCTGACGGCTGCAGAGATGCAACGTCAGAAGCTGAAGAAGCTCATGGATGAACTGAATGAGGAGGGTGATGGTCGCGCAGTTCCCATTGTGAAGCTTGGGGATGCTTCAATGGCATCACCATTCACAGCAAAGCATGCATCAGTTGCTCCTACCACTGACATTATTCGTCAAGGCCGCAGTACTCTAGTGACAACCCTTCAGATGTTTAAGATTCTTGGCCTCAACTGCCTTGCAACAGCTTATGTGCTGAGTGTCATGTATTTAGATGGCGTCAAACTTGGTGATGTCCAAGCTACCATAAGCGGTGTATTCACAGCTGCTTTTTTCCTATTTATCTCACATGCACGACCCCTTCCTACACTATCAGCTGCACGTCCCCACCCTCATGTCTTCTGCTCCTACGTCCTCCTGTCTCTCCTAGGACAGTTTGCCCTCCATTTGTTCTTTTTGATTTCTTCTGTGAAGGAGGCTGAGAAATATATGCCAGATGAATGCATTGAGCCAGACTCTGATTTCCACCCTAACCTTGTGAACACTGTATCATACATGGTGAACATGATGATCCAAGTGGCAACCTTTGCTGTGAACTACATGGGCCATCCTTTCAACCAGAGTATCCCAGAAAACAAACCATTTTTCTATGCCCTTTTTGGCGCTGTTGGTTTCTTCACAGTCATCACCTCTGATTTATTTAGGGACTTGAATGACTGGTTGAAATTGGTGCCCATGCCAGTGGGATTGAGGAACAAGCTACTGATCTGGGCTTTCCTCATGTTCTTGGGCTGCTATTCATGGGAAAGATTGTTGAGGTGGGTTTTCCCTGGTCGGATTCCAGCCTGGAAGAAGCGACAAAGAATGGCTGCTGCTAACCTAGAAAAGAAGCTACTCTGA
- the LOC100259625 gene encoding protein APEM9: MVAIWEEIELSESYLVCCMFEEAATMASSVLKHVCDNKSTDVREDDQLYDIMESAGMVLVQSLKELGRTLEILNELRQLFGSVTAIPIQVLLAGACFEISEGSTFGVKQFLEEFLGKWRYVDEQYYVPAGREPNVVCMGGCDRSFTLGIGEYLEVVDVYVVTLLGSVLNDMEHAFSWVEKAELPEEKRKELLMTLHSLHPPKAKLSQGSLSNSLVDDHEAHCSSSKEVILSEGHLKGLKPQHPPTNGEKDRRTTVLNLSKRMDSCFWWYRSITLKLGNTRVVISNGKIMLGCLIFLVYYIFRRKRATLKRIASRQASSMKEALTSLWQLAFSYQVNPLAALQPLPAAAPGNRS, from the exons CTACCTTGTTTGCTGTATGTTTGAGGAGGCAGCGACAATGGCTTCCTCTGTTCTGAAGCATGTATGTGACAATAAATCTACTGATGTTAGAGAAGATGATCAACTGTATGACATAATGGAATCAGCTGGTATGGTGTTGGTTCAGTCCTTAAAGGAACTTGGGAG GACACTGGAAATACTGAATGAGCTTAGGCAATTATTTGGTTCAGTTACGGCTATCCCCATTCAAGTTCTTCTTGCTGG gGCATGTTTTGAAATATCAGAAGGTTCTACTTTTGGTGTTAAACAATTTCTTGAGGAGTTCCTTGGCAAATGGAGGTATGTGGATGAACAATACTATGTTCCTGCTGGCAGAGAGCCAAATGTGGTTTGTATGGGAGGATGTGATAGGAGTTTTACATTGGGAATTGGTGAGTACCTTGAAGTCGTTGATGTCTATGTTGTGACACTTCTTGGGAGTGTTCTAAATGACATGGAACATGCTTTCTCTTGGGTTGAGAAAGCTGAATTACctgaggaaaaaagaaag GAACTTTTGATGACATTACACTCCCTTCACCCCCCTAAAGCCAAATTATCACAAGGTTCCTTGTCAAATTCTCTAGTGGATGATCATGAAGCTCATTGTTCTTCTTCAAAAGAAGTAATTCTATCTGAGGGACACCTGAAAGGCTTGAAGCCCCAACACCCACCAACCAATGGAGAGAAGGATAGGAGAACAACAGTTCTAAACTTGTCCAAACGAATGGATTCATGTTTCTGGTGGTACCGTTCCATCACTCTGAAGCTTGGCAATACTCGGGTGGTCATATCCAATGGAAAGATTATGCTGGGCTGTTTGATCTTTCTAGTATATTACATTTTTCGAAGGAAACGAGCTACTTTAAAGAG gATTGCTAGCAGACAAGCTTCCTCCATGAAAGAGGCTTTGACCAGCTTGTGGCAGCTTGCCTTCTCATACCAAGTAAACCCCCTAGCAGCCCTTCAACCCCTCCCTGCTGCAGCACCCGGAAACCGGTCATGA